In Methanobrevibacter sp., one genomic interval encodes:
- a CDS encoding HEPN domain-containing protein, producing MDNEEVLAFIVKAETKLKHSKALFEIEGYADSVSLSYYSMFLCAKALLIKKECNVPKTHQGLIQLFSLKYVHEDEFRYNVYKYLTNAQSDREDADYSAIDSIGEDLAKKRINQAEEFLKETKKFL from the coding sequence TTGGATAATGAAGAGGTACTTGCTTTTATTGTTAAGGCTGAAACAAAATTAAAACATAGTAAAGCTTTATTTGAAATTGAAGGTTATGCAGATTCAGTTAGTTTATCTTATTATTCAATGTTTTTATGCGCTAAAGCGTTATTGATTAAGAAGGAATGCAATGTCCCTAAAACTCATCAAGGTTTGATTCAGTTGTTCAGTTTAAAATATGTTCATGAAGATGAATTCAGATATAATGTGTATAAATATTTGACTAATGCTCAATCAGACAGGGAAGATGCTGATTATTCTGCAATAGACTCTATTGGGGAAGATTTAGCTAAAAAAAGAATTAATCAGGCAGAAGAATTTTTAAAAGAAACTAAAAAATTTTTATAA
- a CDS encoding DHA2 family efflux MFS transporter permease subunit, with protein MKFKNSTGLITLIIIILASSITLISQSIVTTSLPYYMNDFAISSATAQWTYSIFLLVLGVMIPPTAYITKRFKIKTILITSLILFIMGSVICFLSTGIEMLIVGRILEAMGTGILMPIGQILIFRIMPEEKWGFFMGLMGFLVGIVPAMGPTIGGFIVDSYNWRVIFEFLAIIAVAILILSMLLVNFELETEKYPLDVPSLILSILFCVGLMIGFSNVAEFGFSLTHVILPIVVGAISLIIFVNRQNKIEKPLVNLNVLKNKYFVYGTVFAALLYFIMCGINVVVPLFVQNVAYYSSTESGLILFPSAIVMIVFNFIGPILADKIGIKPVLIASSVINIICFAAMMNYNMNSSFEYLLITQIIRGIGCGLGLSPAITWAMSVVAGDVEDATAINNTVRQVIGAIGSSITVVIMQILANGKITHNQLSVNSFSLTSLMMIVITVILLIITVVFIKNKSDIVDG; from the coding sequence ATGAAATTTAAAAATAGCACTGGTTTAATAACTTTAATTATAATTATACTGGCTTCTTCAATTACTTTAATCTCACAAAGTATTGTAACAACAAGTTTGCCTTATTATATGAACGATTTTGCAATATCTTCTGCAACCGCGCAATGGACATATTCCATATTTCTGTTGGTGCTTGGAGTAATGATTCCACCAACTGCATATATTACAAAAAGATTTAAGATTAAAACAATATTGATAACCTCCCTCATATTGTTCATAATGGGATCAGTGATTTGTTTTTTATCAACAGGCATTGAAATGCTGATTGTTGGTAGAATCCTGGAAGCTATGGGAACAGGTATTTTAATGCCAATAGGTCAGATATTAATTTTCAGGATAATGCCTGAGGAAAAATGGGGATTTTTCATGGGCTTAATGGGATTCCTTGTTGGAATTGTGCCGGCAATGGGACCGACAATAGGTGGATTCATTGTCGATTCATATAACTGGAGAGTTATTTTTGAATTCCTGGCAATAATTGCCGTAGCAATCTTAATTTTGTCAATGCTTTTAGTAAACTTCGAGCTTGAAACAGAAAAGTATCCATTGGATGTTCCTTCATTGATATTGTCAATACTGTTTTGCGTGGGGCTGATGATCGGATTTTCAAATGTTGCAGAGTTTGGATTCAGCTTAACTCATGTAATTTTACCAATTGTTGTCGGAGCAATTTCATTAATAATCTTTGTCAATCGTCAAAATAAGATTGAAAAACCGTTGGTCAACTTGAATGTGCTGAAAAATAAGTATTTTGTATACGGGACTGTTTTTGCAGCATTGCTATACTTTATAATGTGCGGAATCAATGTAGTTGTGCCTTTGTTTGTTCAAAACGTGGCATATTACTCTTCAACAGAATCCGGACTCATATTGTTCCCTTCAGCAATCGTTATGATAGTGTTTAACTTTATCGGTCCGATATTGGCAGATAAAATTGGAATAAAGCCTGTTTTAATAGCTTCATCAGTTATAAATATAATTTGTTTTGCTGCCATGATGAATTATAATATGAATTCCTCATTCGAATATCTGTTAATTACTCAGATAATCAGGGGAATCGGCTGCGGACTCGGTCTGTCACCGGCCATTACATGGGCAATGAGTGTTGTAGCAGGTGATGTTGAAGATGCAACGGCAATCAACAATACTGTAAGGCAGGTTATAGGAGCTATAGGTTCATCCATTACAGTCGTGATAATGCAGATATTGGCAAATGGAAAAATTACTCATAATCAGCTTTCCGTCAATTCATTCAGCTTAACTTCCTTAATGATGATAGTAATTACGGTAATATTATTAATAATAACAGTAGTCTTCATAAAAAATAAAAGTGACATTGTAGATGGTTAA
- a CDS encoding nucleotidyltransferase domain-containing protein — MYNRVEIAREFANAINSDKIIKIILFGSVARGDDHEESDIDILIISNHREDIDDIISEEIAWIMYDKQELISAHVINEDLFNKTKNFSFLTNVLKDGVPIG, encoded by the coding sequence ATGTATAATAGAGTTGAGATTGCTCGTGAGTTTGCAAATGCAATTAACAGTGATAAAATTATTAAAATCATATTATTTGGTTCTGTTGCTCGTGGTGATGATCATGAGGAATCAGACATTGATATTCTAATAATTTCCAATCATCGTGAAGATATAGATGATATTATTTCAGAGGAAATTGCATGGATTATGTATGATAAACAAGAACTTATTTCAGCTCATGTAATTAATGAAGACTTATTCAATAAAACTAAAAATTTCTCATTTTTAACTAATGTTTTAAAGGATGGTGTACCAATTGGATAA
- a CDS encoding methanogenesis marker 8 protein: protein MNDRHVIEALGKAEVVIENGKITYIGEPVVDYCSIFDNGQHNGDLTKEFIKSNINKRIDEFGMCTPQRSIDVEDTMSFGTSETLKTNMINGNVDCVVGACEGVGTLLIDDAELVQGVGGRVSALISTTPIDEVMDKVGRENVLNPETAELNPLKGLEMAIERGYKNIAITIIPTEMVRDLRQHPKPDDVKIFIFVAHTTNVSKKEAEMLFDYADVISGCSSINIREIAEERKPYYAGKKVPLYAVTENGKRLLNERLEYIGYELCEKKYPQDFTQSPKPLI from the coding sequence ATGAATGACAGACATGTAATTGAAGCATTAGGAAAAGCTGAAGTCGTAATAGAAAACGGAAAAATAACCTACATTGGAGAACCGGTAGTTGATTACTGTTCCATATTTGACAATGGTCAGCATAATGGTGATTTGACAAAAGAATTCATCAAATCCAACATTAACAAAAGAATAGATGAATTTGGAATGTGCACTCCACAAAGGTCAATTGATGTTGAAGACACAATGAGCTTTGGAACCAGCGAAACATTAAAAACCAACATGATCAATGGCAATGTTGATTGTGTGGTTGGAGCATGTGAGGGAGTAGGGACATTGCTGATTGATGACGCTGAGCTTGTTCAGGGAGTTGGAGGAAGAGTTTCCGCATTGATAAGCACCACTCCAATTGATGAGGTAATGGATAAAGTTGGAAGAGAAAATGTTTTAAATCCTGAAACTGCAGAGTTAAATCCATTAAAAGGTCTTGAAATGGCAATTGAAAGAGGATATAAAAACATTGCAATAACAATTATCCCAACAGAAATGGTTAGAGATTTAAGGCAACATCCAAAACCTGATGATGTCAAAATTTTTATTTTCGTAGCACATACAACCAACGTTTCCAAAAAAGAGGCGGAGATGTTATTTGATTATGCTGATGTGATTTCAGGATGCTCTTCCATAAACATACGGGAAATTGCTGAAGAAAGAAAACCATATTATGCTGGAAAAAAAGTTCCATTGTATGCAGTAACCGAAAATGGAAAAAGATTGCTCAATGAAAGATTGGAATATATTGGATATGAGTTATGTGAAAAAAAGTATCCTCAGGATTTCACTCAAAGTCCTAAGCCATTAATCTAA
- a CDS encoding helix-turn-helix domain-containing protein: MKKIKDYDDNCPIDDTLKLISKKWVIFIIRDIFLGKKQFSEFLEEKTLSNRVLTDTLKFMEDNDLITKQVFENDIKTEYSLTQKGFNLNKILYNMLEYGLNEVNSGNLSEKQKEELLNEYEVLFKIND, encoded by the coding sequence ATGAAAAAAATTAAAGATTACGATGACAATTGCCCCATAGATGATACATTGAAATTGATATCCAAAAAATGGGTGATATTTATCATCAGAGACATATTCTTAGGAAAAAAGCAATTCAGCGAATTTTTAGAAGAAAAAACATTGAGCAACAGAGTATTGACAGACACACTCAAATTTATGGAAGACAATGATTTAATTACAAAACAAGTTTTTGAAAATGATATCAAAACTGAATATTCACTAACACAAAAAGGATTCAATCTAAACAAAATTCTCTATAATATGCTGGAATACGGCCTCAATGAAGTAAACAGCGGAAATCTATCTGAAAAACAAAAAGAAGAATTATTAAATGAGTATGAAGTCCTTTTTAAAATCAATGATTAA